One Lampris incognitus isolate fLamInc1 chromosome 14, fLamInc1.hap2, whole genome shotgun sequence DNA window includes the following coding sequences:
- the LOC130124356 gene encoding zinc finger protein ZFMSA12A-like, with translation MECPFSMSTVRFLVPPLRLMSAVMWEVVHLQNTNHYGKVEEFVSMVTEAIPEILTDRQMRLLTLGLRAKMTLQLLHSENTEDLNNIKTNLDCLQLSCSKQEDEGDEALEANFVRLVQRLLEDPDGRQHFLKNVFPVEYGPEFDTALETLICHFFVRLEQLLPVPDFKQIALWINDASSCREEYMWCVSKVDDLKRFLKSKMCIGHFAGIETSGKFVWGRGAPVAHLVECVPHKAESLPQWPGFESGSAPWLHVIPSVFPAFPVSVNYHCLIFRSPCPSEQRLLTSLSFPPTLGLINASYQTGVDSKLETCPDYETTTGSPQRSENQRDCEGISSLAEGSTNIQETQIVNDSVAGQMVEDQHNDSVIDLPALECDDHISASSQLSSTLSECPMTTTSVISAPRRRVAHKCAQCGRCFIYRYELLEHQRLHTGENPYKCSQCGKAFRRTSDLSTHRRTHCTKAAYVCIKCGNGFESIQDKFKHQCTLEVPKFDCTQCGKSFKKMYVLEKHQLTHTQSRIFKCRQCGEAYPSMSELRAHQKVHPPEQSNQCVQCGKFFSSVACLTAHEIRHNQQRTQICLRCGKGFKNKYDLNLHMRSHTGERPFQCTYCGKRFSVSGNLNIHIRTHTGEKPYLCSDCGKAFVSAGELQIHRRTHTGEKPYKCTVCGKGFTMASKVTLHMRVHTGERPYVCTECGKGFSRGSELKKHALNHSGVRPFACEFCVKTYTCLNHLKRHLKTHSVAKDSSV, from the exons ATGG AGTGTCCCTTTTCCATGTCCACTGTGAGGTTCCTAGTTCCCCCACTGCGGTTGATGTCAGCTGTGATGTGGGAAGTAGTTCATCTACAGAACACAAATCATTATGGAAAAGTTGAAGAGTTTGTTTCCATGGTAACTGAAGCCATCCCTGAGAtcttgacagatagacagatgagaCTCCTCACCCTAGGATTAAGAGCAAAG ATGACTTTGCAGCTGTTACACTCTGAAAACACTGAGGATCTCAATAATATTAAAACAAACCTAGACTGTCTTCAACTCTCCTGCTCAAAACAG GAAGACGAAGGAGATGAAGCTCTTGAGGCTAACTTTGTGAGGCTCGTTCAAAGACTTCTGGAAGATCCAGATGGTAGACAACATTTCCTGAAG AATGTGTTTCCTGTGGAGTACGGCCCTGAATTTGATACAGCGTTGGAGACTCTAATCTGTCATTTCTTCGTGAGACTGGAACAGCTTCTACCAGTACCAGACTTCAAACAG ATTGCATTGTGGATCAATGATGCATCTTCATGCCGAGAAGAGTATATGTGGTGTGTATCCAAAGTGGATGATCTCAAGAGATTCCTTAAAAGCAAGATGTGCATTGGACATTTTGCTGGGATAGAAACAAGTGGTAAGTTTGTCTGGGgtcggggcgccccggtggctcacctggtagagtgcgtgccacataaggctgagtccttaccgcagtggcctggctTCGAATCCGGCTCGGCCCCTTGGCTGCATGTTATCCCCTCTGTcttccctgcctttcctgtctctgtcaactatcactgtctaata TTTAGAT CCCCCTGTCCATCGGAGCAGCGGCTCTTGACATCCTTATCTTTCCCTCCCACACTGGGATTGATCAACGCATCCTACCAGACTGGTGTTGATAGTAAACTAGAAACCTGTCCCGACTATGAGACTACAACAGGTAGCCCACAAAGGTCTGAAAACCAAAGAGATTGTGAAGGGATTTCTTCTCTGGCGGAGggaagcacaaacatacaggaaaCACAGATTGTAAATGACAGTGTTGCTGGACAAATGGTGGAAGATCAACACAACGATAGTGTCATAGATCTTCCTGCTCTAGAATGTGATGACCACATCTCAGCCAGCTCTCAACTCTCTTCCACCTTGTCGGAATGTCCCATGACTACTACATCAGTAATATCTGCTCCTCGGAGGCGAGTTGCACACAAATGTGCACAGTGCGGGAGATGCTTTATTTATCGATATGAGCTGCTGGAGCACCAAAGGCTACACACAGGTGAGAATCCTTACAAGTGTTCTCAGTGCGGGAAGGCCTTCAGAAGGACCTCAGACTTGTCCACGCACAGGCGGACGCATTGCACAAAAGCAGCTTATGTTTGCATCAAATGCGGGAATGGCTTTGAGTCCATTCAAGACAAGTTTAAACACCAGTGCACTCTAGAGGTCCCAAAGTTTGATTGTACTCAGTGTGGGAAAAGCTTCAAGAAAATGTATGTGCTTGAAAAGCACCAGCTTACCCACACCCAGAGCCGCATTTTCAAGTGCAGACAGTGTGGGGAAGCATACCCCAGCATGAGTGAGCTGAGAGCCCACCAGAAGGTTCATCCACCCGAACAGTCTAATCAGTGTGTGCAGTGCGGGAAATTCTTCAGCTCTGTCGCCTGTTTGACAGCTCATGAAATACGTCATAACCAGCAGAGAACACAGATTTGCCTGCGCTGTGGCAAAGGGTTTAAGAATAAGTATGACCTGAATTTGCACATGCGCAGTCACACAGGCGAGAGGCCATTTCAGTGCACATACTGTGGAAAACGTTTCTCTGTGTCGGGAAACCTGAACAtacacataaggactcatacaggggagaagccgtaTCTGTGCTCAGACTGCGGAAAGGCTTTTGTTTCAGCTGGGGAGCTGCAAATTCACAGACGCACTCATACAGGGGAAAAACCGTACAAGTGCACTGTATGTGGGAAGGGATTCACCATGGCGAGCAAAGTAACACTTCACATGCGTGTTCACACTGGTGAGCGTCCATACGTGTGCACTGAATGTGGGAAAGGCTTTTCACGTGGCAGTGAATTGAAAAAACATGCTCTCAACCACTCAGGAGTCAGACCCTTTGCTTGTGAATTTTGTGTGAAGACTTACACATGCCTCAATCACCTGAAAAGACACCTGAAAACTCACTCTGTTGCCAAAGATTCCTCAGTTTGA